TCGCGGCCTTGAAAACCATCGACAGTACTAAATTCCATATTGGCTAAAGCAGAGGGCCCGAATGCTCTAGAAAAACAAGCACGCATGTGACGCAGTTGGCTCTTGTATGGACTGATGATGCCAAATCGTTTACTCATAAATTCACTAGGAAACCTACCATTAGCAAAGTTAATTACTAatccaattaaataaaaggATAATCATGCAATTAATGAGTAAAGTTAAGTTCAAATCAGATGGTCAAACCAGTAAAATAAGATTGGAATGAGCATTTTgaagaaaatttaattaaaagtttgatgACCTTAACAAATAGATTAATGTTTAATAtcgtttttgaaataaattaaaagttcgaCAGTTAGTAAACGTTACATAAGTAATTTATGTACTAGTGACTGTTTGCTTCAGATTTCGAGTTCTGGGTCCCTGCATCTCCCTAGGATAAAGAAACTTTATGAAGTGAAGAATATGGCAATACCTTTTCTTGAAAAACATTAGATGTTCAACTGCAGCTTGAGCCTCTTGCTCATTACAAAGGGAAAATCCGCCAGAGCTGTTGCCACGAAGTTCTTTGCCTTCAACCACATCGAAAAATAGATAAGGGCCAAGACCGTCGCTCTCATGAAATGGTGCTATTTTAGTTGACATGTTCTCTCCATTCTGAAGCTTTCCATTATAAAATCTCAAAGATGGAAATTGGCTGATCTCAGGGTGCATCCTATACTGTTACATCATTAAAACACTGATGTAAAATAAAGTAATTAGCAGATATTGATGCagtgtacatatatatatatgttaattaCCTGTTTGGTAAGCAGGGTAACAGGATGACCAGCCCTTTGTAAGCGCTCAAACATGCTGCGTCCGTATAGAAATTTGCTTGCAACTTTGGAAAGGACTGTTGCTGGAAGCTGCTTTGGATCACCAACCTTTACATAGCAACaatgtttagcttcaatatGAATTATGTTCTACATTTAAATGCAGTGCACTAAGATTTTAATCCTCACCATGATACACTTTGGTCCATCCCTCTTTAAAAGCTGCATAGGAATCAAAGTAGCAGGTTCAAGAGCCTGCACATATCAAATTACAAACTTCAACTTTTGCAAATTATGAAGAATATACGAGTCGACatctaaaactaattaaaagaaACTTACTTGAGCTGCTTCATCAATCACAACTGCGTCAAAACGGATATTACTCTCAGTCGTCTCAATTACATCACAGTATCTATCGACATCACCACCACATCCATTTAATGTCGCCAGCACTATGTCAGCTTGCTGCAGAATTGCTCTCCTTAGCATATGTTTCAgagcattaatttttttatcaacttCTTCATTTCGGGCTTGAGCAGCACTAATGTCTTTAATAATTCTCTTCGCTGAATCGGAATCTGACATTTCTTTGATGCCAACCCCAGTTGGtatagttttaatacgtttAATCTTATACTTTTCAATTTGTTCCTCTAATTCTTTCATATTTTGAAGAAGAGTCATACAGAAATATATGATTGATTCATTGTTATTAGCTAAACCTAGATGCATAATCTCTTGAGCTAGGCATTGATCAACAAGTGTGTCAATAAAGAAGCACATTGAATTTGGATGAGTTGTTTCTGCTTTACCGGCCCTTACGATATATGGCATGTACATTTCCCCATCATCTCCATAAAGCCCTGCACTGCAAATTCTCGACACTAACTCATCAACGGCAGCATTTGATTGCGCGCAAATCAGCACTCTTCGGGTCCTTAACAAACTTCTGTCATCCTCATTCGGTTCCATTTCCAAGCGATCTTCATTTTCAGAAGTACTCTCTGCATGTCCTTGTGACGAAGCAAGCAAACAACTAACAATTCCCATTATAGTTTGGGTCTTCCCAGTCCCTGGTAACCATATATAAGCAAACGTTTATCATATATCTCAATTTACCTATCAAAATTACGTTTCTTAAAACATTGGTTAGACTATACTAGACTGAATCTGTAGATAGAATTTCCATAGTAATAGAAAAAGGACAAACCTGGAGGACCCTGAATAAGTGACAAATGAAAACCTTTGGAATTAGGCAATCCAATGGAAGCACCAATAGCTTGCAATTGGCTATCATTAAAAGATGCCCTGATTACATTCTGCAATGGCTCTGGAATGTTGCTGAGAGCTGCCTCATGGTCCAGTTTATTACAACCATCGTAAGGTTTCAGTATAGCTGAATGAATGGAAGAGTCAAAACTCTGTAGAGATGATAGCGCCAGAAATCCTCGTAGCTGAGGAGTAATGTTCATTATACAACTTGCATGCCATTCAACATCTGGTTTATGCATCTCAGCTTTAGCTTGCCTTAAACGCGAGTTTGTTTCGCAGAAACATAAGCTGATTTTAACTTTACATATGCTCCTCTTTTCGTCGTCATAGTACTGTCTTCCGAATGCCTCCACCTGCAGTAGAAACCAACAAAAACTCATGTTTAAGCAGAAAAAGGAAATAGCCCATTTGCATATCTGAAAGCTACAAATTATCACCTTTCCAATAATATGAACATCGTTACAGGAATCATTATGGGGCGGCTGTTTCGTAAGCAAAACAAGATcatttttgtaaaggtttttgaATGGCGTAGATTCATTATCATCATTATGAACAAACTCAACAAAGTGAAACATTTCAGTTGATTTCTCCCAGTTCACCATAGATAGAGTGCCGTGATACATTGTATCCCATGCATACCGTATCTCCCGAAAGGAACTACGCATTTGTTCTTTAAACTCCTCCATAAATAATGGATGAAAAATACTGAAGTATTGCTGCGGTGACTCAAAACTCATAGGAACCTTACTTAATCTAACAACACTCTGATTCTCATCTTCATTTACAGATGATGCTAACCCCACTATTTCAAAGTAATTTAGTTCTAAAATATACTTATACCACTTATCAAGCTTTGAAGGCTCGATCTTTTTAACTCGAAGAACCTCTTCCAAAGAAATTTTAGTTGTATTTCTCCAAAAAGATGGCAATGGAGACTCAAATAGATCAGTACTAGCATCACACATCATGTCATACAACTTAGAATAACTTGTTTCGGATTCCATAGAGTGACTAGCTAGTAGCAGCTTTCAAATACTATCCCAAGTGACTGTTGAGTTGAGTTTAGTTGAGTATATATGAGAATGATTAATTGGGAATTTGAAAAGTTGGTGGTAAGCATTGGGTAAGTGAGTC
This region of Mercurialis annua linkage group LG1-X, ddMerAnnu1.2, whole genome shotgun sequence genomic DNA includes:
- the LOC126663328 gene encoding uncharacterized ATP-dependent helicase C29A10.10c-like, which encodes MESETSYSKLYDMMCDASTDLFESPLPSFWRNTTKISLEEVLRVKKIEPSKLDKWYKYILELNYFEIVGLASSVNEDENQSVVRLSKVPMSFESPQQYFSIFHPLFMEEFKEQMRSSFREIRYAWDTMYHGTLSMVNWEKSTEMFHFVEFVHNDDNESTPFKNLYKNDLVLLTKQPPHNDSCNDVHIIGKVEAFGRQYYDDEKRSICKVKISLCFCETNSRLRQAKAEMHKPDVEWHASCIMNITPQLRGFLALSSLQSFDSSIHSAILKPYDGCNKLDHEAALSNIPEPLQNVIRASFNDSQLQAIGASIGLPNSKGFHLSLIQGPPGTGKTQTIMGIVSCLLASSQGHAESTSENEDRLEMEPNEDDRSLLRTRRVLICAQSNAAVDELVSRICSAGLYGDDGEMYMPYIVRAGKAETTHPNSMCFFIDTLVDQCLAQEIMHLGLANNNESIIYFCMTLLQNMKELEEQIEKYKIKRIKTIPTGVGIKEMSDSDSAKRIIKDISAAQARNEEVDKKINALKHMLRRAILQQADIVLATLNGCGGDVDRYCDVIETTESNIRFDAVVIDEAAQALEPATLIPMQLLKRDGPKCIMVGDPKQLPATVLSKVASKFLYGRSMFERLQRAGHPVTLLTKQYRMHPEISQFPSLRFYNGKLQNGENMSTKIAPFHESDGLGPYLFFDVVEGKELRGNSSGGFSLCNEQEAQAAVEHLMFFKKRYCHILHFIKFLYPREMQGPRTRNLKQTVTST